A genomic window from Sporosarcina sp. Marseille-Q4063 includes:
- a CDS encoding bifunctional riboflavin kinase/FAD synthetase — translation MKVFELSYPDNMTIDNDEEYSLAIGFFDGLHKGHQTVITKAIEKAKELSIRSAVMTFNPHPSHVLGGGKNKIGYITPFEEKKRLLENMGVDAVFVVKFDMQLASLKPNEFVDLFIKSLGVKHVTAGFDYSFGSKGAGKMEDMKKLSDGVYETTIVGKVTDNADKISSTRIRKLLSEGNVEDASLLLGRNFRLIGTVVGGEKKGRQLGFPTANVLPSEGSILPENGVYAVRFIVDGTSMNGVCNVGVKPTFNNPEVKSPMVEVHILDYDGDLYGKEVAVEWVKHIRQEKKFESIDSLISQIEKDKEMAIEILAVS, via the coding sequence TTGAAAGTTTTTGAACTAAGTTATCCGGACAATATGACGATTGACAATGATGAAGAATATTCTTTAGCAATCGGCTTTTTTGATGGTCTACATAAAGGACACCAAACTGTTATTACTAAAGCCATCGAAAAAGCGAAAGAATTATCAATCCGCTCAGCTGTGATGACATTTAATCCGCATCCATCTCATGTATTAGGTGGAGGCAAAAATAAGATTGGCTACATTACTCCATTTGAAGAAAAGAAAAGACTTTTGGAGAATATGGGCGTAGATGCGGTATTCGTTGTGAAGTTTGACATGCAACTGGCTTCCCTTAAGCCGAATGAATTTGTCGACTTATTTATTAAATCTCTCGGCGTTAAGCATGTGACAGCTGGATTTGATTATTCATTTGGATCAAAAGGTGCCGGTAAGATGGAGGATATGAAAAAACTTTCAGACGGCGTATATGAAACGACAATCGTTGGAAAAGTAACGGACAATGCTGACAAAATTTCATCAACGCGTATTCGAAAACTTCTATCAGAAGGAAATGTTGAGGATGCTTCATTACTTTTAGGTAGAAATTTCAGATTGATCGGAACGGTCGTTGGTGGCGAAAAGAAAGGCCGTCAATTAGGATTTCCAACTGCGAATGTCTTACCTTCAGAAGGTTCTATTCTTCCTGAGAATGGAGTCTATGCTGTCCGCTTTATAGTTGACGGAACGTCGATGAATGGTGTCTGCAATGTCGGGGTGAAACCAACCTTTAACAATCCTGAGGTCAAAAGTCCAATGGTTGAAGTCCATATACTCGATTATGATGGGGATTTGTACGGGAAAGAAGTTGCAGTTGAATGGGTGAAACATATTCGACAAGAGAAGAAGTTTGAATCGATTGATTCCCTGATATCTCAGATTGAAAAAGATAAAGAGATGGCGATTGAAATCCTTGCTGTGAGCTAA
- the rpsO gene encoding 30S ribosomal protein S15: protein MAITQERKNELISEFKTHENDTGSADIQIAILTEEINNLNKHLSTHKKDHHSRRGLMKMIGRRRKLLKYMRDNEVQRYRDLITKLGLRR from the coding sequence ATGGCTATTACACAAGAGCGTAAAAACGAATTAATTTCTGAATTTAAAACTCATGAGAACGATACTGGTTCTGCAGATATTCAGATCGCTATCCTTACTGAAGAGATTAATAACCTGAACAAACATTTATCTACTCATAAGAAAGACCACCACTCACGTCGTGGACTTATGAAAATGATTGGTCGTCGTCGTAAACTGCTTAAGTATATGCGCGACAACGAAGTTCAGCGTTACCGTGATCTTATCACTAAACTCGGTCTACGCCGATAA
- the pnp gene encoding polyribonucleotide nucleotidyltransferase, with the protein MTEQKKVFSLEWAGRQLVVETGQYAKQANGAVLVRYGDSTILSTATASKESRGLDFFPLTVNYEERLYAAGKIPGGFIKREGRPSEKAVLTSRLIDRPIRPLFADGFRNDVQVISLVLSVDNDSSPEMAAMLGSSLALSVSDIPFEGPIAGVQIGRIDGEFIVNPTLDQLEKSDLDLIVAGTKDAINMVEAGASEVEEDIILEAIMFGHNEIIKLVEFQEKIIAEVGKEKMEIPLFQLDEALKSEIRSKYEAQLTDAIQTKEKHEREDAINAVKNEVIESYTENEADEATLKQVKGILGNMVKEEVRRLISDEKVRPDGRAPDEIRPLESHVGILPRAHGSGLFTRGQTQTLSICTLGALGEVQIIDGLGLEESKRFMHHYNFPNFSVGETGPIRGPGRREIGHGALGERALEAVLPDESDFPYTMRLVAEVLESNGSSSQASICSSTMAMMDAGVPLKAPVAGIAMGLVKRDENYSILSDIQGMEDALGDMDFKVAGTEKGITALQMDIKIEGLSRQILEESLTQAKIGRLHILEHMNSVISGPREELSEYAPKIIKVQINPDKIRDVIGPGGKVINKIIEETEVKIDTEQDGTIYISSPNSEMNAKAKAMIENIVREAKVGEYYMAKVKRIEKFGAFLELFPGKDGLLHISQIAEERTRAVEDVLKLGDELFVKVIEIDNQGRVNLSRKEVILEEKKAAEKENN; encoded by the coding sequence ATGACAGAACAAAAGAAAGTATTTTCGCTTGAATGGGCAGGAAGACAATTAGTTGTTGAAACTGGCCAATATGCAAAACAAGCAAACGGCGCAGTACTCGTTCGTTACGGGGATTCAACAATCCTATCAACTGCAACAGCTTCAAAAGAGTCAAGAGGTCTAGATTTTTTCCCATTAACAGTGAATTATGAAGAACGTTTATACGCTGCAGGTAAAATTCCTGGAGGTTTTATTAAACGTGAAGGTCGTCCTTCTGAAAAGGCAGTATTAACAAGCCGTCTAATCGACCGCCCGATTCGTCCATTATTCGCGGATGGTTTCCGTAATGATGTACAAGTTATTTCATTAGTTTTGTCAGTCGACAATGACAGTTCGCCTGAAATGGCTGCAATGCTAGGTTCTTCCTTAGCGCTATCCGTATCGGACATTCCATTCGAGGGACCGATTGCCGGAGTTCAAATTGGCCGTATTGACGGAGAGTTCATCGTGAATCCGACATTGGACCAATTAGAAAAGAGCGATTTGGATCTGATTGTTGCAGGAACGAAAGATGCGATTAACATGGTTGAAGCAGGTGCATCTGAGGTAGAGGAAGACATTATTCTAGAAGCAATAATGTTCGGCCATAACGAAATCATTAAGCTTGTTGAATTTCAAGAGAAAATAATTGCAGAAGTCGGGAAAGAAAAAATGGAAATTCCATTATTCCAATTAGACGAAGCATTAAAATCTGAAATTCGATCGAAGTATGAAGCGCAGCTTACTGATGCAATTCAAACAAAAGAGAAACATGAACGAGAAGATGCAATCAATGCTGTGAAAAACGAAGTGATTGAGTCTTACACTGAAAATGAAGCAGATGAAGCTACTTTAAAACAAGTTAAGGGTATTTTAGGAAATATGGTAAAAGAGGAAGTACGCAGACTCATTTCTGATGAAAAAGTACGTCCAGACGGCCGTGCTCCAGATGAAATCCGCCCGCTTGAATCCCATGTCGGCATCTTGCCAAGAGCGCATGGTTCAGGTTTGTTTACACGCGGTCAGACACAGACACTAAGTATTTGTACTTTAGGCGCGCTTGGCGAAGTACAAATTATCGATGGTCTAGGTCTTGAAGAGTCTAAACGTTTTATGCACCATTATAACTTCCCGAATTTCAGTGTGGGTGAAACTGGCCCAATCCGCGGACCAGGTCGTCGTGAAATCGGACACGGTGCTTTAGGAGAACGTGCACTTGAGGCAGTTCTTCCGGATGAGTCTGATTTCCCTTACACAATGCGCCTAGTCGCTGAAGTACTTGAATCTAATGGTTCGTCTTCACAAGCATCTATATGCTCGTCTACGATGGCTATGATGGATGCTGGTGTACCATTGAAAGCACCAGTAGCTGGAATAGCGATGGGACTTGTTAAGAGAGATGAAAATTATTCAATTCTTTCTGATATTCAAGGCATGGAAGATGCACTTGGAGATATGGACTTTAAAGTGGCAGGAACTGAAAAAGGAATCACTGCACTTCAAATGGACATTAAAATTGAAGGGTTATCACGTCAAATCCTTGAAGAATCACTAACGCAAGCGAAAATTGGTCGTTTGCATATCCTTGAACATATGAATTCAGTAATTTCAGGACCTCGTGAAGAATTGTCCGAGTATGCGCCTAAAATTATTAAAGTTCAAATCAATCCAGATAAAATCCGCGATGTCATTGGACCTGGCGGCAAGGTTATCAATAAAATCATTGAAGAGACTGAAGTTAAAATCGATACGGAACAAGACGGTACGATTTATATCTCTTCTCCAAATAGCGAAATGAATGCTAAAGCCAAAGCGATGATTGAAAATATTGTTCGTGAAGCTAAAGTTGGCGAATATTACATGGCGAAAGTTAAACGTATTGAAAAATTCGGTGCTTTCCTTGAATTATTCCCAGGAAAAGATGGTCTTCTTCATATTTCCCAAATTGCCGAAGAACGTACTCGCGCGGTTGAAGACGTATTAAAATTAGGTGATGAGTTATTTGTTAAAGTCATCGAAATTGATAACCAAGGTCGCGTAAACTTATCAAGAAAAGAAGTTATTCTTGAAGAGAAAAAGGCTGCGGAAAAAGAGAATAACTAA
- a CDS encoding pitrilysin family protein → MISKHICTNGVRIIHEKMPYVRSVALGVCIEAGSQDELKGEEGVAHFIEHMLFKGTPTRSARTIAEQFDRMGGDVNAFTSKDMTCFYATVLGDHAETAISILEDMIFHSIFDETEMEKEKSVVLEEIATVEDTPDDDVHEQLWNAMYPAHPIGRPILGSKDTIETFNKEMVRNFMNRVYKPERIVISVAGNFDDRLINTIEELFGSFESISEKQLVSCAETPVFNPGITVKEKDVEQSHLCIGFPALALKDERMYDLVILDSIIGSAMSSRLFQEVREERGLAYSVYSYYTSYEDGGSFIIYGGTSPEKTNELYETIDEIIKLVLTEGVTEKEIEQAKEHVIGSFLLSLESTESRMSRNGRNEIVFGRHRSIDDVVSEIESVDKENILQVAKEILGEKRAISIIAPKETIEGITFI, encoded by the coding sequence ATGATTTCTAAACATATATGTACGAACGGGGTCCGAATTATTCATGAGAAAATGCCATATGTTCGCTCTGTAGCGCTAGGTGTTTGTATAGAAGCCGGGTCTCAAGATGAGTTGAAGGGTGAAGAAGGCGTTGCTCATTTTATTGAGCATATGCTTTTTAAAGGGACCCCCACACGATCAGCGCGTACTATCGCGGAACAATTTGATCGTATGGGGGGAGATGTGAATGCATTTACTTCTAAAGATATGACTTGTTTTTATGCAACTGTCCTAGGTGATCATGCGGAAACGGCGATTTCCATATTAGAGGATATGATATTTCATTCGATTTTTGATGAGACTGAAATGGAGAAAGAAAAGTCGGTTGTCCTCGAAGAAATTGCGACTGTTGAGGATACACCAGACGACGATGTGCACGAGCAACTTTGGAATGCGATGTATCCCGCGCATCCGATTGGAAGACCGATACTTGGAAGTAAAGACACGATTGAGACGTTTAACAAAGAAATGGTTAGAAACTTTATGAATCGAGTTTATAAACCCGAGCGAATCGTTATTTCAGTCGCGGGAAATTTTGATGATCGTTTAATCAACACGATTGAAGAGCTTTTTGGTTCATTCGAATCGATTAGTGAAAAGCAATTAGTTTCTTGTGCTGAAACACCAGTGTTTAATCCAGGGATAACGGTAAAAGAGAAAGATGTAGAACAATCTCATCTTTGTATTGGGTTCCCAGCGTTAGCTTTAAAAGATGAACGTATGTATGACTTGGTTATTTTAGACAGTATTATTGGATCCGCTATGTCATCTCGACTCTTTCAAGAAGTGCGCGAAGAACGCGGTCTTGCTTATTCGGTGTATTCATATTACACATCTTATGAAGATGGGGGTTCATTCATTATTTATGGTGGAACTTCACCAGAAAAGACGAATGAACTGTACGAAACAATTGATGAGATTATAAAATTGGTCTTGACTGAGGGTGTAACTGAAAAGGAAATCGAACAGGCGAAAGAGCATGTAATTGGCAGTTTTTTATTAAGTTTGGAAAGTACAGAGTCGCGCATGTCCCGGAATGGAAGAAATGAAATTGTTTTTGGGCGGCATCGAAGCATTGACGATGTCGTTTCAGAAATCGAATCAGTCGACAAAGAAAATATTCTACAGGTAGCAAAAGAGATTTTGGGAGAAAAACGTGCCATTTCTATCATCGCTCCGAAAGAAACAATTGAAGGTATTACATTCATTTAA
- a CDS encoding YlmC/YmxH family sporulation protein: MLLSELAQKELIQVDEGIRYGLLADTDLIFNGKTGDIIGLEVKKKFGRFSFKSRPEEADEFIPWSEIVLIGEHRILFRKTGPIDEAYLNE, translated from the coding sequence ATGCTGCTTTCGGAACTAGCTCAAAAAGAGTTGATTCAAGTGGATGAAGGAATACGTTACGGTTTATTGGCTGATACAGATCTTATTTTTAATGGGAAAACTGGCGATATTATCGGACTTGAAGTGAAGAAGAAATTCGGTCGATTTTCATTTAAAAGCCGCCCTGAAGAAGCGGATGAATTTATTCCGTGGTCGGAAATTGTCTTAATCGGGGAACACCGTATCCTTTTCAGGAAAACAGGTCCAATTGATGAGGCTTATTTGAATGAGTAA
- a CDS encoding NAD-binding protein, with protein MSKEKWLFIGTDKRLSVCCKLMEKKGYVSLSIPTNTYTDELESLLTEFQPNHIVFPILEMGGSIPLQLLGEGTKLYTGVVSEEWKKRYKEAHYSIDSYLQDEIFIWENARITAEAFISVFYNEIGQTIDRKQFYVAGYGRVGKMVADSLKSLGAHVTVIARSDAQLGEAKMRGYNAEQFSNQLNMSEAYLVNTIPAQWFTKQFEVPNFIFDLASAPGCLREPSTIEYYRLLPGLPGKYFPVDAAISLSGALERIHRR; from the coding sequence ATGAGTAAAGAAAAATGGTTATTTATCGGCACCGATAAACGGCTATCGGTATGTTGTAAGTTGATGGAGAAAAAAGGATATGTTTCCCTCTCAATTCCTACAAATACCTATACAGATGAACTTGAATCGCTGCTCACTGAATTTCAACCAAATCATATTGTTTTCCCTATATTAGAAATGGGAGGTTCAATCCCGCTTCAGCTACTAGGAGAAGGGACAAAGTTATATACAGGTGTTGTTTCGGAAGAATGGAAAAAGCGTTACAAGGAGGCTCATTATTCGATAGACTCTTATCTTCAAGATGAGATTTTCATATGGGAAAATGCACGAATCACAGCAGAAGCTTTCATTAGTGTATTTTATAATGAAATTGGCCAGACGATAGATAGGAAACAGTTCTATGTCGCGGGTTATGGACGAGTCGGTAAAATGGTAGCGGACTCGCTCAAATCACTTGGTGCTCACGTAACAGTGATTGCCCGGTCAGATGCACAATTGGGCGAGGCGAAAATGCGGGGTTATAATGCTGAACAATTTTCAAATCAGCTAAATATGAGTGAAGCCTATCTCGTTAATACAATTCCGGCCCAATGGTTTACGAAGCAATTTGAAGTTCCGAATTTCATCTTCGATCTTGCGTCAGCGCCCGGTTGCCTAAGGGAACCATCGACGATTGAATACTATAGATTACTCCCTGGTTTGCCTGGGAAGTATTTTCCTGTCGATGCGGCAATTTCATTAAGTGGCGCACTCGAGAGGATCCACCGAAGATGA
- a CDS encoding dipicolinate synthase subunit B, with the protein MLQGKRIGLGITASHCTYEEIIPVIDSLIDAGATVIPVITHSVLTAATRFGTGEEWIARIEKATGEKVISTIVGAEPFGPSTPVDCMIIAPMTGNSISRFANASTDSPVLMGAKATLRNGSPVLLGISTNDALGLNGVNIMKLLNMKNVFFIPFGQDDPINKPNSLISDFSLMVPAAAAALNNEQIQPLLIIHEQK; encoded by the coding sequence ATGTTACAAGGAAAGCGTATAGGTCTTGGGATAACGGCTTCACATTGTACGTATGAAGAAATTATTCCGGTTATTGACTCGCTGATTGATGCTGGTGCTACAGTTATTCCTGTTATTACACATTCAGTTCTCACTGCCGCGACGAGATTCGGCACAGGAGAAGAGTGGATTGCCCGGATTGAAAAGGCGACAGGGGAAAAAGTAATTTCAACAATTGTAGGCGCCGAGCCATTTGGACCATCAACACCTGTTGATTGCATGATTATTGCACCGATGACAGGCAATTCGATAAGTCGATTTGCTAATGCTTCAACTGACTCGCCAGTACTGATGGGCGCTAAAGCAACTTTACGTAACGGCAGCCCAGTTCTTTTAGGTATTTCAACGAATGATGCTTTAGGATTAAATGGTGTCAACATTATGAAACTCCTCAATATGAAAAATGTATTTTTCATCCCGTTTGGACAGGACGATCCGATTAACAAACCAAACTCCTTAATCTCCGACTTTTCTTTAATGGTTCCAGCAGCTGCAGCAGCGCTTAATAATGAACAAATCCAACCATTATTAATAATTCATGAACAAAAGTGA